One window from the genome of Saprospiraceae bacterium encodes:
- a CDS encoding amidohydrolase family protein, whose amino-acid sequence MAQITKYHLLIFLIGISSNVKAQKPNYESSLLIIRNINIVDVTTGKILHKQDVVVKDQLIIFIGKSFTESVSTNPKYIDGKRKYLCPGLWDMHFHLCWDKNNDTLLFPVLLKNGITGIRDMGGDLKIMNSFKAESQSFKPDIYGAGPMIDGNPPVYFDFSMPVDDKTNITVLLDSLKNSGADFFKTYSLIKEKQLRDISTFCTKYNIQFAGHLSEYIEPEISISLGQKSIEHLNRLDIIWEDNKNRLDSIANLMKTNHTFLCPTLITYQLKTKVRDTSIVNRTYSKYISASLLSEWQTAWGKRMTRHTKLADWEGLNKTFQSQMQLVNHLHKMGVMILAGSDFAGMAYVYPGISLHQELKLLVQAGLSNYEALKTATINPSIFMSKQNFYGCVAVGKYADMLILEKNPFDNIENLNTTTFVIVKGEIFKGQK is encoded by the coding sequence ATGGCGCAAATAACCAAATACCATCTACTCATTTTTCTTATTGGCATCAGCAGTAATGTTAAAGCACAAAAACCAAATTACGAATCTTCCCTTTTAATTATTCGAAACATCAATATAGTTGATGTGACAACCGGAAAAATATTGCATAAACAAGATGTAGTTGTAAAAGACCAGTTGATTATTTTTATCGGCAAGTCATTTACAGAATCAGTTTCAACCAATCCAAAATACATTGACGGAAAGAGGAAATATTTATGTCCCGGACTTTGGGATATGCACTTCCATTTGTGTTGGGATAAAAATAATGACACACTCTTGTTTCCAGTTTTGTTAAAAAATGGAATCACCGGCATTCGTGATATGGGAGGCGACTTAAAGATCATGAACAGTTTCAAAGCCGAATCACAAAGCTTCAAGCCGGATATTTACGGAGCAGGTCCAATGATTGACGGAAACCCTCCTGTTTACTTTGACTTTTCAATGCCTGTTGACGATAAAACCAACATAACAGTACTTCTTGACAGTTTAAAAAATAGCGGTGCTGATTTTTTCAAAACCTATTCTCTGATTAAAGAAAAACAGCTAAGAGATATTTCAACTTTCTGCACAAAATATAATATTCAATTTGCCGGACATCTTTCTGAATACATTGAACCTGAAATTTCGATTTCCTTAGGACAGAAAAGTATTGAACATCTGAACAGGTTGGATATTATTTGGGAAGACAACAAAAACAGATTAGACAGTATCGCCAATCTGATGAAAACAAATCACACATTTCTCTGTCCAACACTTATCACCTATCAATTGAAAACAAAAGTTCGTGACACCTCAATCGTAAACAGAACTTACTCAAAATATATTTCTGCTTCTCTTTTGAGTGAATGGCAAACAGCTTGGGGAAAAAGAATGACAAGGCACACAAAACTTGCGGATTGGGAAGGACTGAATAAAACATTTCAATCACAAATGCAGTTAGTAAATCACCTGCACAAAATGGGAGTAATGATTTTAGCAGGAAGCGATTTTGCAGGAATGGCATATGTATATCCGGGAATAAGTTTACATCAGGAACTGAAATTATTAGTTCAGGCAGGATTGTCAAACTATGAAGCATTAAAAACAGCAACCATCAATCCTTCAATTTTCATGTCAAAGCAAAATTTTTACGGCTGTGTAGCAGTTGGGAAATATGCTGACATGTTAATCTTAGAAAAAAATCCTTTTGACAATATTGAGAATCTTAACACAACAACATTTGTAATCGTAAAAGGAGAAATATTTAAAGGCCAAAAATAA
- a CDS encoding DUF4287 domain-containing protein, with amino-acid sequence MEKGLLEKTGKSLDHWIKIVKQSKIEKHLEIINFLKAEHGLSYGFANFVALKAKITDAASIADTDLLSIQYKGKEELKSIYEKLVAEIKKFGSDLTVTPKKDSVSIIRKKQFAIIKPATKTRIDLGLKFKDKPTTSRLQDSGPFGSMCTHRVVLTTIAEVNSELLGWLKEAYHGAN; translated from the coding sequence ATGGAAAAAGGATTATTAGAGAAAACCGGAAAGTCGCTTGACCATTGGATTAAAATAGTCAAGCAATCAAAAATTGAAAAGCATTTAGAGATAATAAATTTCCTCAAAGCCGAACATGGCTTGTCTTATGGCTTCGCAAATTTTGTTGCCTTGAAAGCAAAAATAACTGATGCCGCATCAATAGCAGATACAGATTTATTGAGCATCCAGTATAAAGGAAAGGAAGAACTAAAATCAATTTACGAAAAGTTAGTTGCTGAAATTAAAAAGTTCGGTAGTGATCTTACTGTTACACCAAAAAAAGACAGCGTAAGCATCATAAGAAAAAAACAATTTGCTATTATCAAACCTGCAACAAAAACCCGAATAGATTTAGGATTAAAATTTAAAGACAAGCCAACAACATCAAGATTGCAGGATTCGGGACCCTTCGGTTCAATGTGTACACATCGTGTCGTGTTGACAACCATAGCAGAAGTAAATTCAGAATTGTTGGGTTGGCTTAAAGAAGCATATCATGGTGCGAACTGA
- a CDS encoding DUF1761 domain-containing protein, with protein sequence MNFAEVIQNLNWLAIIVAALSTFLIGGLWYSIFEKSWMAANNFNLEDLKKRNMPVVFGLSFFLAFLMSLNLAMFIGKEDLAYGTIAGFLTGFGWVALGIAIIALFENRPLKYVIINGGYMIVSFTLMGAILGVWK encoded by the coding sequence ATGAACTTTGCAGAAGTAATTCAAAACCTGAACTGGCTTGCAATAATTGTTGCAGCATTATCAACCTTCTTGATTGGCGGGTTGTGGTATTCTATCTTTGAAAAATCCTGGATGGCTGCTAATAATTTCAACCTTGAAGACTTAAAGAAAAGAAATATGCCAGTTGTATTCGGACTGTCTTTCTTCTTGGCTTTCCTTATGTCTTTAAACCTTGCAATGTTTATTGGCAAAGAAGATTTAGCGTATGGAACTATTGCGGGATTTTTGACAGGTTTTGGTTGGGTGGCACTTGGCATTGCAATTATTGCATTGTTTGAAAACAGACCACTGAAATATGTTATAATAAACGGTGGCTACATGATTGTATCGTTCACATTGATGGGAGCAATTTTAGGTGTATGGAAATAA
- a CDS encoding AraC family transcriptional regulator: MIFEQYHLPSNLKKHLESILYFKGLSPDHSIERIVPTGHVFVVFELDNIPRNTYDNETLAQIGTFTKVWVSGTHRNFLSISAHQNSEMLVIQFKPTGAFPFLHYPIQKLNDKVVSANEIFGKEILKLRDDILLTESPQSKFELVSNWLLERFDSKKEAPDYLLTFTERLQKEPLSNLKNIVDSYPASQKQLIEHFKKYVGLTPKYYHRILRFNEILKMINQKEKLSWADIAYSCDYSDQSHFIKEFFLFSGFNPQEFPKMDFTRDQTNFFPLDKRG; encoded by the coding sequence ATGATTTTTGAACAATATCACCTTCCATCTAACCTTAAAAAGCACCTTGAATCAATCTTGTATTTTAAGGGCCTCTCTCCTGACCATTCAATAGAAAGAATTGTTCCCACAGGGCATGTTTTTGTAGTTTTTGAATTAGACAATATACCACGAAATACATATGACAATGAAACATTAGCACAGATTGGCACATTTACAAAAGTTTGGGTTTCGGGTACACATCGTAATTTCCTTTCAATATCGGCACATCAAAATTCCGAAATGCTTGTTATCCAATTCAAGCCTACAGGTGCATTTCCATTTTTACATTACCCTATTCAGAAACTAAATGATAAAGTAGTTTCAGCAAACGAAATATTTGGAAAAGAAATTTTGAAATTGAGAGATGATATTCTTTTGACAGAATCTCCCCAGTCAAAATTTGAACTTGTTTCAAACTGGTTATTAGAGAGATTTGACAGCAAAAAAGAAGCCCCAGACTATTTGTTGACTTTTACAGAGCGACTCCAAAAAGAACCTTTATCCAACTTGAAAAATATAGTTGACAGCTATCCTGCATCGCAAAAGCAGTTAATTGAACACTTCAAAAAGTATGTTGGGCTTACTCCTAAATATTATCACCGCATTTTACGGTTCAATGAAATCCTGAAAATGATTAATCAAAAGGAAAAACTATCATGGGCAGATATTGCATACAGTTGCGACTATTCTGACCAATCACATTTTATAAAGGAGTTTTTTCTGTTTTCTGGTTTCAATCCACAGGAGTTTCCTAAAATGGATTTTACAAGAGACCAAACAAACTTTTTTCCATTGGACAAAAGAGGTTAA
- a CDS encoding GNAT family N-acetyltransferase has protein sequence MKILGITTRHAKLDDLGEMQKMFVDTISTICKDDYSHEQIKVWTSSIKNTQRWTDKLSTQYFRIAEFDNKIVGYASLENNDYLDFLYVHKDQQRQGIADKLYSEIEKQAIKNGATSIHSDVSKTARPFFEKKGFKIISPQTIIIQDIEIINYKMTKKIL, from the coding sequence ATGAAAATCTTAGGAATAACGACACGACATGCAAAATTGGACGACTTGGGTGAAATGCAGAAAATGTTTGTGGACACCATTTCGACAATTTGTAAAGACGATTATTCACACGAGCAAATCAAAGTTTGGACTTCTTCAATAAAAAACACACAACGCTGGACAGACAAATTATCTACACAATATTTTCGTATTGCTGAGTTCGACAATAAAATAGTTGGCTACGCTTCATTAGAGAACAACGACTATTTGGACTTCCTCTATGTTCACAAAGACCAACAAAGACAAGGCATTGCCGACAAATTGTATTCTGAAATTGAAAAACAAGCAATTAAAAATGGTGCGACCTCTATTCATTCAGACGTAAGTAAAACGGCACGACCATTTTTTGAAAAGAAAGGTTTTAAAATAATCTCACCGCAGACAATCATAATTCAAGACATTGAAATCATAAACTACAAAATGACTAAAAAAATATTGTAG
- a CDS encoding VOC family protein, which translates to MTNSINWFEIPVTDFARAKKFYETLYGAEIMEMPFPDGKYGMLPCDMERGVGGGIAQYEGFEPSTKGALVYLNGGEDLSVPLSKVEAAGGKILLPKTSIGGNGFMAHITDTEGNKIALHSMK; encoded by the coding sequence ATGACAAATTCAATCAACTGGTTCGAAATCCCAGTAACAGATTTCGCAAGAGCAAAAAAGTTTTACGAAACATTGTATGGTGCTGAAATTATGGAAATGCCTTTCCCTGATGGAAAATATGGTATGCTACCTTGTGATATGGAAAGAGGCGTTGGTGGCGGAATTGCACAATACGAAGGTTTTGAACCTTCAACAAAAGGTGCATTAGTTTATTTAAACGGGGGCGAAGATTTAAGCGTTCCACTTTCTAAAGTTGAAGCCGCTGGAGGTAAAATTCTTTTGCCTAAAACTTCAATAGGTGGAAATGGTTTTATGGCTCACATTACCGACACAGAAGGAAATAAAATTGCACTTCACTCAATGAAATAA
- a CDS encoding TfoX/Sxy family protein, protein MAYNEKLANRIREQLADLPNIDEKEMMGGLTFMVNDKMCIGIIKDELMCRIAPEMQDTVLEKKGCRIMDFTGRPMKGYVMVDDTGMKTQKEFDYWINLCLEFNSKANSSKKKKK, encoded by the coding sequence ATGGCATACAACGAAAAATTAGCAAATCGTATTCGGGAGCAACTTGCAGACCTTCCTAACATTGACGAAAAAGAAATGATGGGCGGTTTGACATTTATGGTAAACGACAAAATGTGCATTGGCATAATTAAAGATGAACTGATGTGTCGCATTGCACCCGAAATGCAAGACACCGTTTTAGAAAAAAAAGGTTGTCGCATTATGGACTTCACAGGCAGACCGATGAAAGGTTATGTAATGGTGGACGACACGGGGATGAAAACCCAAAAGGAATTTGACTACTGGATAAATCTTTGTTTAGAGTTCAACAGCAAAGCCAATTCATCAAAAAAGAAGAAAAAATAA
- a CDS encoding MBL fold metallo-hydrolase gives MNKIVKRILIGVGVLVGIIALVVVGFLYKFSSETGKMTPVETGQISEHGYAIKDEFVNMYLIKDSLGYIAIDAGKDIKVIETELKKLNIKPEEVIAVFLTHSDMDHVAGLPLFTNAKLYMARNEEKMLNGEKQKMPGYNNSLSRKDYILLDDHQTVEIGKHKINCILTEGHTSGSMCYQVNEKNLFTGDILSLHDGKLGHSVKFFDLDHDMTTKSISKITNIPNVEVILTSHWGISKDYKNAVKDWKE, from the coding sequence ATGAACAAAATAGTTAAAAGAATACTTATTGGAGTTGGAGTACTCGTAGGTATAATCGCATTAGTAGTAGTAGGTTTTTTATATAAATTCAGTTCCGAAACGGGGAAAATGACACCTGTGGAAACAGGACAAATTTCAGAACACGGATACGCTATAAAAGACGAATTTGTAAATATGTACCTTATCAAAGACAGTTTAGGTTATATTGCAATTGACGCAGGTAAAGATATAAAAGTAATTGAAACAGAATTAAAGAAACTGAATATTAAACCTGAAGAAGTAATTGCAGTTTTCTTGACACACTCTGATATGGACCACGTTGCAGGACTTCCTTTGTTTACAAATGCCAAATTGTATATGGCGAGAAACGAAGAAAAAATGCTTAATGGAGAGAAGCAAAAAATGCCAGGCTATAACAACAGTTTGAGTAGAAAAGACTACATTTTGTTAGACGACCATCAAACTGTTGAAATTGGGAAACATAAAATCAACTGCATACTAACAGAAGGACATACAAGTGGTTCAATGTGCTACCAAGTAAACGAAAAGAATTTATTTACTGGCGACATTTTGAGTTTACACGATGGTAAACTTGGACATTCCGTAAAGTTCTTTGACCTTGACCACGATATGACAACTAAATCAATTTCAAAAATTACGAATATTCCAAACGTAGAAGTTATTTTGACCTCACATTGGGGAATTTCAAAAGACTATAAAAACGCAGTAAAAGATTGGAAAGAATAA
- a CDS encoding Crp/Fnr family transcriptional regulator: MSVLEKIDIFRQFTDFNDSELEIIMPYFVAKKFKKKTHLLDVGKVSDEVYYLIKGCIRLYCEKDGEELSTYFFTENMFAGSYDSFLSRRPSKVAIETLEECEVLVLTHEAQEKLYDIFPKMNEFIRKAIEQRFVLLHDLFISYLLNSPEERYLMLQKDRPELLQRIPQHQIASFLGITRVSLSRIRNRLAKK; this comes from the coding sequence ATGAGTGTACTAGAAAAAATAGACATTTTCAGACAATTCACCGACTTTAACGACAGTGAATTAGAAATCATTATGCCTTATTTTGTAGCTAAAAAATTTAAGAAAAAAACTCATCTTCTTGATGTAGGAAAGGTTTCAGATGAAGTTTATTATTTAATAAAAGGCTGCATAAGACTTTATTGCGAAAAAGACGGAGAAGAACTTTCAACTTACTTTTTTACAGAAAATATGTTTGCTGGCTCTTATGACAGTTTTCTATCACGAAGACCAAGTAAAGTTGCTATTGAAACATTAGAGGAATGTGAAGTTTTGGTACTTACTCACGAAGCCCAAGAAAAATTGTATGACATATTTCCGAAAATGAACGAGTTTATAAGAAAAGCCATTGAACAAAGATTTGTGTTATTGCACGACTTGTTTATTTCTTATCTTTTAAACAGTCCAGAAGAAAGATATTTAATGCTTCAAAAAGATAGACCAGAATTATTGCAACGAATTCCCCAACACCAAATCGCTTCGTTTTTAGGCATTACAAGAGTTTCTTTAAGTAGAATTAGAAATCGTTTGGCTAAAAAGTAG
- a CDS encoding NAAT family transporter has translation MTETISFGLLCITSFFTLINPLGTMPVFMSMTADLSVVDRNKTAKKASIVSLITIVAFAFTGQLLFNFFGISVNSFRVVGGVIFFIMGMDMLQARLGQVKIKDNEVKSYVTDISITPLAIPMICGPGAITNAIVLMEDANNIQKKIILMLSICLIMFVTYLILYSSSKLIKLLGQTGINVMMRIMGLIVMVIAVEFFFTGLKPIILDILKSR, from the coding sequence ATGACAGAAACAATTTCATTTGGACTTTTATGTATCACTTCATTTTTTACCTTAATAAATCCATTAGGGACAATGCCTGTGTTTATGTCAATGACTGCTGACCTATCCGTTGTTGACAGAAATAAAACTGCAAAGAAAGCCTCTATAGTATCGCTGATAACAATAGTTGCTTTTGCCTTTACAGGACAACTCCTATTTAACTTTTTTGGTATTTCAGTAAATAGTTTTAGAGTTGTTGGGGGTGTAATATTTTTTATTATGGGAATGGATATGCTTCAAGCTAGACTTGGACAAGTGAAAATCAAAGACAATGAAGTAAAAAGTTATGTAACTGACATTTCAATAACACCTTTAGCTATTCCTATGATTTGTGGACCCGGGGCTATTACAAACGCAATTGTTTTAATGGAAGATGCCAATAACATTCAAAAAAAAATTATTTTAATGCTTTCAATTTGTCTAATAATGTTTGTTACTTATTTAATCCTGTATAGTTCATCTAAATTGATAAAACTACTTGGGCAAACAGGCATAAATGTTATGATGAGAATAATGGGACTAATAGTTATGGTTATTGCTGTTGAGTTTTTCTTTACTGGTTTAAAACCAATCATTTTGGATATATTAAAAAGCAGATAG